Proteins from a single region of Chryseobacterium scophthalmum:
- a CDS encoding RtcB family protein, with the protein MGTQGDGNHFLFVGASKNTGNTMLVTHHGSRAPGAMLYDKGMKVANRFRQEISPETLRENAWIPYETEEGKQYWEALQLIRNWTKENHESIHNATLEKLNIERQNRYWNEHNFVFRDGDLFYHAKGATPLDDKFLPDITGPRLIPLNMSEPVLIVQGKTNDRNLGFAPHGAGRNFSRTQHKKSLAHKTIEEIFEEETKGLDIRFFTNDIDISELPSAYKSAKNVRAQIEEYGLCEVLDEVMPYGCIMAGDVQKNAPWKKKKKFRKA; encoded by the coding sequence ATGGGAACTCAAGGCGATGGAAACCATTTTTTATTTGTTGGAGCTTCTAAAAACACAGGAAATACAATGTTAGTGACTCATCACGGGTCGAGAGCTCCTGGAGCAATGTTGTATGATAAAGGAATGAAAGTCGCGAATAGATTCAGACAGGAAATTTCGCCAGAAACTTTGAGAGAAAATGCATGGATTCCGTATGAAACCGAAGAAGGGAAGCAATATTGGGAAGCTTTGCAATTGATAAGAAACTGGACGAAAGAAAACCACGAATCGATTCATAACGCGACTTTAGAAAAGCTAAATATTGAAAGACAAAACAGATATTGGAACGAACATAATTTTGTGTTCAGAGACGGAGATTTATTTTACCACGCAAAAGGAGCCACTCCACTGGATGATAAATTTTTGCCGGATATTACAGGTCCGAGATTGATTCCGCTGAACATGTCGGAACCGGTTTTGATTGTTCAGGGAAAAACGAACGACAGAAATCTTGGATTTGCACCACACGGAGCAGGAAGAAATTTCAGCAGAACGCAGCATAAAAAATCTCTGGCCCATAAAACGATTGAAGAAATTTTTGAAGAAGAAACAAAAGGTTTGGATATCAGATTTTTCACCAATGATATTGATATTTCTGAATTACCGAGTGCTTATAAAAGTGCAAAAAACGTGAGAGCTCAGATTGAAGAATACGGATTGTGTGAAGTATTGGATGAAGTGATGCCTTACGGATGTATTATGGCGGGAGATGTACAGAAAAATGCGCCTTGGAAAAAGAAAAAAAAGTTTAGAAAAGCTTAA